One window from the genome of Marinobacter sp. LV10R510-11A encodes:
- a CDS encoding T6SS phospholipase effector Tle1-like catalytic domain-containing protein, which produces MGTKFGQPDDGQSMGLGLGEQGILKKVKEGAEQLTFEIANRVNDPVDELVIDVFGFSRGAATARHFVSREVYDTTGSLYGEYKGALVRAFEREGIPWPEKVTVRFLGLFDTVAGVADVGNLEFSAHDAETGRVNVNVKSEHAQRAVQFVAWDERRHNFSLNSLRSESGNLPENFDEWVLPGAHSDIGGGYPDRFRERIEVCPPLVITGKDRRNPEASFEFSRMLQERALIRGEGWIGSHDPLATLEIEQKRLPMLPTQPSRV; this is translated from the coding sequence GTGGGTACCAAGTTTGGTCAGCCCGATGACGGCCAAAGTATGGGGTTGGGACTGGGAGAGCAAGGCATCCTCAAGAAGGTTAAGGAAGGTGCAGAACAGCTCACCTTTGAGATCGCTAACCGAGTCAATGATCCTGTTGATGAACTGGTCATCGATGTATTTGGTTTTAGCAGGGGCGCGGCAACGGCACGGCATTTCGTCAGTCGGGAGGTTTATGACACAACAGGCTCTTTGTACGGTGAATACAAAGGGGCATTGGTCAGAGCTTTCGAGCGAGAAGGCATCCCATGGCCTGAGAAAGTTACCGTTCGGTTTCTGGGATTGTTTGACACTGTTGCCGGAGTCGCCGATGTGGGTAATCTGGAATTCTCCGCTCACGATGCTGAAACGGGACGCGTCAACGTCAACGTAAAATCGGAGCATGCCCAGCGAGCAGTCCAGTTTGTTGCCTGGGATGAGCGCCGGCACAACTTTTCGTTAAACAGCCTTCGAAGTGAATCGGGTAACTTGCCTGAGAATTTCGACGAGTGGGTTTTACCGGGCGCACATTCGGATATCGGTGGAGGGTATCCAGACAGGTTTCGTGAGCGAATTGAAGTTTGCCCGCCATTGGTGATCACAGGCAAAGACCGCCGAAACCCTGAGGCCAGCTTTGAGTTCTCGCGCATGTTGCAGGAGCGGGCGCTCATTAGGGGCGAGGGCTGGATTGGTTCACACGACCCACTGGCGACTCTGGAAATTGAGCAGAAACGCCTGCCAATGCTGCCAACCCAACCCAGCCGAGTCTGA